The segment CGGCTTCGCCATGAAGCGAGCACAGGAGGGGCTCCACATCGCATACCCGTTCCGAAGCGAGGTCTCCACCCTCTATGCCGAAGAATACGAACAGGCGATCCAGATCCTAGCCCACCTCAACGCGGCACTCGGCAAGCAGGGGCGCACGACTCTGCCCGAGGCGGAGGCCACCGCGCTCGCCATGCACCTCGTCAACGCCGGCTTCTCCACCGGCGACCTCTCCTTCACCTACCGCATGACGGGCGTGCTCCAGCAGCTCATCGAGGTCATCGAAGAGTTCTACGGGGTCAACCTCAGCGCCGCCACCGTCTCGGTGGGACGCTTCATCACCCACCTGCGCTACCTATTCGTGCGCATCCATCAACGCAACCAACTCGAAAACAGGCATTCGGCCATAGGCATCGCCATCCGCGACGCCGATCCGCAGGCCTACCAGTGCGCCCGCACACTTGCCTCCCTCATCGAGCTCCGGCTCGACCAGCCCCTCACCGGGGACGAGGTGTCCTACCTCGCCCTCCACGTCTCACGCATTGCGCACAACGCAAGCCCAACGCCGCCTCCACAGCCGGAGGCCGGCGCGGATACCCACCGAAAGGAAAACACCATGATCACCAAGACCGCGACGATCGGCTCCTCCGTCGGCCTACACGCCCGCCCCGCCGCACTCTTCACCTCCGCAGTGCAAGGCACCGACCTCGACATCACCATCTCGCTCGGCGGCGAGGAAGCTGATGCCAGCTCGCTACTCGAGGTCATGACCCTCGGCGCCCAACACGGCGACGTCGTCACCCTCAAAAGCGAGGACGACTCAGCCGAGGCAGCCCTCGCTGAGCTCGCAGCCATGCTCGAGCGAGACCTGGACGCTGAGTAATGGCGGGTCGTCGAACACTCTTTGGCATTGGCGTCTCGGCCGGTTTTGCTGCCGCCCCGGTCGTCAAGGTGATGGAAGCCCCCGGCTTCGACCCTCACGAACCGCCAAGCACGGACCCCGCCGGAGACGGCGTGCGCGTACGCGAGGCGATGGCCGCGGTGGCGGCGTCGTTGCGCGAACGCGCCGAGACCGCATCGGAGACCGCGCGCCCCATCCTTGAGGCCACAGCCCAGCTCGCCTCGGATCGCGCGCTGGCCAAGGCCGCGGACAAGAAGCTCAAGGCCGGCTCGGGCCTGACCCGCGCCGTCCACGACGCGGTTGAAGAGTACGCCACGCTGCTGGCCAACCTCGGCGGTTACATGGCCGAACGCGTCACCGACCTCTACGACGTGCGCGACCGGACAATCTGCATGCTGCGCGGCATGCCCATGCCGGGCGTACCCGACGTCAGCGAACCGGCGGTCCTCCTCGCCTGCGACCTCGCCCCAGCCGAAACCGTGGGGCTGAACCCCGAGGTCATCGCCGGGATCATCACCGAGGGAGGCGGGCCGACCAGCCACACGGCGATCCTCGCCGCCCAGCTTGGCATCCCTGCCGTTGTCAAGGTGCCGGGTGCGATGGAGATCGAGGGAGGCGACGTCGTCGCGATCGATGGTGGCACCGGCGAAGTGGTCGTCAGCCCCACCGCGGAAGACATCGAGACGTTCGAGGCGCGGGCGAAGATGCGCGAAGCGGTCCTCGCGCAGTCGGTCGGGCCGGGAATGACGGAGGACGGCTACCCCGTCTCGCTGCTGGCCAACATCGGTACGGCGGCCGACGCCGAACACGCCGCCGCGGGCGACGTGGAGGGAGCCGGCCTGTTCCGCACCGAATTCCTGTTCCTTGACCGCGATTCGGCGCCCTCCCTTGAGGAGCAGACGGAGACGTATGCACAGGTGCTTCGGGCGTTCGGCACCCGGCGCGTCGTCGTACGCACGCTTGACGCCGGCGCGGACAAGCCGCTGAGCTTCGCCAATCTCGGCGAGGAGGAGAACCCGGCGCTCGGCCGGCGCGGCCTGCGACTGTCCATGGCCCGCGAGGACCTCATGCTCACCCAACTCGACGCGCTTGCCGCGGCCTACGAGGCCACCGGCAAGGAGGCCGACCTGCGGGTGATGGCGCCGATGGTGGCGACGATGGAGGAGACCACCTGGTTCGCGGAGCGTGCCCGCGAGCGCGGACTGCCCAAGGTTGGCATCATGATCGAGATTCCCGCCGCGGCGATCCGGGCCAAGGACCTGCTCTCGGTGGCTGACTTCGCCTCGCTGGGCACCAACGACCTCTCGCAGTACACGATGGCTGCGGACCGCATGCAGGGCGCGCTGTCTGACCTGCTCTCACCGTGGCAGCCCGCCGTGCTGCAGATGATCAAGTTCGCCTGCAAGGGCGGCGACGCCACGGGCAAGCCGATCGGCGTGTGCGGCGAGGCGGGAGGCGATCCGCTGCTCGCGTTGGTGCTGGTCGGACTGGGTGTGAGCTCGCTGTCGATGGCACCGCCGAAGGTGGCGGCCGTGCGTGCGGCCCTGCGTCTGCACTCGCGCGCCACCTGCCAACAGATGGCTGCCTATGCGGTGGATGCGCAAACCGCGTCTGACGCGCGTGCTGCTGTCGAGCAGTTGGCTCACCCCAGGATGAGAGGGCTGTTGTAGCGGCGCTGCGGCGCTCTGGTGTTGCTAACTGGTGAGTCTGGTGGTTTTGCTTGGGAATTCCGGCCTTTTCGGGCTTAGATTCACCAGTTAGCAACGGGGAGGATTGGGCCGGGGTTGTCCGCCGGGGGGGGCTGGTGTTGCTAACTGGTGAGTCTGGTGGTTTTGGTTCGGAATTCCGGCCTTTTCTGGCTCAGATTCACCAGTTAGCAACGGGGAGGATTGGGCCGGGGTTTTCCGCCTGGGGGCTGGTGTTGTTAACTGGTGAGTCTGGTGGTTTTGGTTCGGAATTCCGGCCTTTTCGGGCTCAGATTCACCAGTTAGCCGCGCCAGGCAGGGATCCGGCGCGACGGAGGAATTACTTCGGAAAGTATCTGTAATGGGCCGCGGCTTCGCACGGACAATCTCCTAATCGAGCTACTGACGTGGGCTTGGCTGTCTCAGCTGCACCATCGACCAGCCGGCAAGTACGGTATAGTGCGTAGGCAACTAATCTTGGAATGCATGAGAGCGATTGAGTTGTCAGATGAACGAGTTTAGGAACTACCCAGATTGGCTGTGGGCCCTGCGCTACGGTTGGCAGGCGTCGCCGGCTTTTGCCACGGCGTCCACGATTGCTCTTCTCTGTGTCGCTCTCGTTCCAGCTGTTAACGTTTTGTTAATTCGGCAGCTCTCAAGCTCTCTAGCACATTCAGATGGCGCGGTCGCATTGATCATTTTAACTGGCGTTGTATTTGGCGCCGGAGGAGCCTTTCAACAAGTTGCCAACACTCTGTCGCGGGTCAATGCGATGAAGGTAAACACGTTCGCTTCAGACCACTTTGATTCTGTGCTCGCGCGTAGGTCAGCAAACTCTTACGCTTCAGAATCGTTTATGGAGAAACTCAGGAAAGCGCGTCAATGTACCGTTGAAGGGCACGTTTCATCTCAGTTTCAAGCGACGATCAATATCCTCACCGCGACGATGACGGCTTCTACTTTGGCTCTGACGTTGTGCGACTTGAGTGAGCGTGCAGCAATGATCAGCGTCTTGGCTCCCATACCTACTGTGGTTGCCTATGCGTGGTACGGCAGGCAAGAGTCCCGCCTTTGGCCCGATGCCGCGGAGAAGAGCCGACGTTCTGTGTATTTTCAGGATCAGATTTCATATCAGAGCACGGGAAGCGAATTGGCTAATCTCCGAGCATCATCTTTTATTGCTTCTCGGTCTCAAGAGATGAGGGGTCTTTATCGAAGAATACGGGAGAAGCTTGAAGGGTTGGCTGTCGTATCCGACGCTATGTCCGGTCTTGCCACAACGATTCTATTCTGCTTAGCCCTGATCTTTCTTTATAGGGATTCAGCTCAGGATGTTGGAGCGGTGTTTGCGGGCATCGTAGGTCTCATGAGCGGAATCGGAGCGATGGCAGGGATCGGCTATCAAGTTGGTGAGCTTATTATCTCCGTTCCAGCAAATCGGCATTTCCGGGATTTTCTGCGCACGGAAGATGATCACCTGCCCGAGTTAGATATTGAATCCGTCCAGAAATTCTGTGCTAGCGATGTGACGGTGAGATATGGAGATGTTGTAGCTGTCCAGTTGGCCAATCTTGCCGCTGTCCAGGGCGCCTTAGTGGCAATCGTTGGAGAAAATGGCTCGGGTAAGACTTCCTTGATTCGCGCGATGATGGGCACACAGCCCGAGGTTTCGGGTCGTTTGAAAATTGGCGAACTGAGCGTCGATCTCTCGTCTGGAGCTTTTCGTTATCCTTACGCCGTTATTCATCAAGATTACGGGCATTATGAGCTGACCGTACGAGAGTTTTTGACGATGGGTTTGAATGGGGAGGAAATATCGGAATCTCAGATAGTCGAAGCGTTGCGCTTCGCAGAGGCATACTCTTTTGTTTCAGAGCTTGCCGAAGGAACGCGGACTCTATTGGGTGCGCAATGGGGTGGCGTTAACCTCTCTGGCGGTCAATGGCAGAGATTGACTATCGCACGTGCGTTTCTCTCGAATGCACCTGTGTGGTTTCTTGACGAGCCTACGAGTGCAATTGATGCCCCCACAGAAGAGTTGATTTTTGAGAAATTCTCAAGAGAGGCTACAAGAAGGATCATCATCCTAACGACGCACCGAGTCTCGACTCTGCGGTCAGCAGGGCGCATCTATGTGATGCAGGACGGGGCGATTGTCGAAGAGGGGGCGTTCGGAGAACTCCTGTCGCGTGGGGGCGAGTTTAATCGAATGTTTCACTCCCAGTTGGAGAATGTGGCGGATTTAAACTCGGGCACGATCTTGAGGGATTAGTGTCGAAGTTGAATCGGCCAACCTCACTCTCATCTAGGGGGCTGGCCATGAAGTCTGTCATTTGTGCACCGCCAGCTTGCGTCTAATGTGGTGCGAGGCCGCGCGCGTAAAATATGGCAATGGACACTACTGCAAGATCGAAGTCCTCTGCGCAGCTATCGGGCGGTGCTGTCGCCCTCGGGTGTTAGGAACGTGCTTTTTGAAGCAGGGTGGTGACGATCGTGAAGCGGTGTGGTGACGATCGTGAAGCACTTTCGGTGGGCTGATAACTATTTCTACTAGCACGTGACAATCCGGTTGCGTGCTTGTTAGAAAGGACGTCAGCCGTGACTGATTACCGGTTGATTATCAAGCTCCTGCTTCAGGGGCTCTCGTATCGGCAGATACAACAACGCTGTGGTGCTGCTCAGGCCACGATTGCCAAAGCGCGCAAAGCCATTGATTCCCATGGCATCACCAGTGAACTTTTAGAGTCGTTAGACGATTCGGCGATTACTGATCTCATTGGTGATGGTCGACTCGTAGTCGCTGATGACTTCGTTGGTATCGATTTCGATGTTGTGATCAAAGCTCGTACCGGCAGGAACAAGACTCCACTGCGAGTGCTGTGGTCGACCTATCTTGACCAACCAGCACCACGTGGTCTGAAGTTCTATAGCTATGAGCGCTTCCGCCAGCTGGTGGCTGCCCATGTTGCCACCCAAGGCGTGACCGCACTGATTGTGCACCAGCCGGGCCATACCATGCAGGTGGATTGGGCGGGGTCGACCATGGCAGTTGTTGATCCGATTACGGCTAAACGCAGCAAGATCCATATCTTTGTTGCTTCACTGCCGTATTCAGGAATGGTCTTTGCCCATGGCTTCATTGATGAAAAACAACCCTCGTGGCTGGAAGGGCACCGCTTGGCCTTCGAGTATTTCGGTGGCGTTACTGAGGTGGTTGTTCCTGATAATGCGTCTACGGCATCGAATCAGATTGCCAAAGGTGAACGCGCACGACGAGTCAACGCGAAGTATGAGGAATTTCTCGAGCACTACAACACTGCTGCTCTTCCAACTAATCCTGTTCGCCCACGTGAAAAAGGCAATGTGGAATCTGGAGTCAAGATTGTAACCAACTGGGTGATTCGCAAACTTGCCGATGTGGTCTTTGCCAGCCTTGACGACCTTAATGACGCGGTTGCCGGACAGGTTGAGGCGATTAATCATCGCCGCCCGTTTCGCAATCAGCAACGTAGCCGCCAGGATATCTTCGAAGAACTCGAATCTGACGAACTAGGTAATCTTCCTGCAACAGGGTGGGTAGATACCGTGTGGAAGAAGTCGAAAGTCACTCCTGACTGGCATATCACGATCAATACCGTGAAATACTCGGTGCCTTACCAGCTGGTGGGACGAAGTGTTGATGTGCGTATCCGTGGGCAGATCCTTGATGTCTTTGCCGATGGCCAAGCTCAGGCTCGTCACCAGGTCAGTGTCCAACGCGGTGCCTATGTCACCGATGTTGAACACGCTCCGCCGGGGATGGCCCAGGCTAGGAACCTATGGACACCGTCGTACTTTGTGACCCAAGCATCCCGGATTGGGCCGTATACCCGGCAAGCTGTTGAAGCGTTGTTGGCATCGAAAAAGATTACAGCCCAAGGCTTTCAACCAGCCCGCAACATCATCAAGCTAGGTAAAGCTACAGAGAATAAACTAATTCTCGAGCAAGCATGCCAGCGCCTTCTAGGAGATGAAGGCCACCGCCAACGAGCTATTAGCTACACCGCGGTCAAGAACATGATGGCAGTCATCCGCCATGAACAATCCACACGGCCAACCGCCCCGCCCACGCGGGAATCTGCACCAGCAACTCCATCACAGCCAGCACCGTCATCGCGTTCCCAATCACGCGGCATGCTCGGCGGGCGTGAGCAATTCTCACTGAGTGCTTTGATGAAAGAAGGAGACAACTAATGACTTTTTCTACCGCACCACGTCAGCATCTAGACGACACGTGGATGGAAACCTTCACCAAGCTACGCATGACTGCCTTTGGCCAGACCGTTATCAGTATGGCCAATGACAGTGCCTTTGATGAGTGGACGTTTTCAGACAAGATCATCTTCGCTGTAGAAAAAGAGGTTGCAGCTCGAGCAGAGCGACGATTTGCAAAACTGCTCAAGGCATCAATGACACCCCTGCCCGATGCTTGTGCTGCTGATATCCGTCACACACCAAAGCGCAACCTCACCCGTGAGTTAACTAGCCGGCTAGCGCATTGTCAATGGATAGAACACGCCAGCAACGTCGTTATCCTGGGCAAATCATCAGTCGGAAAGACCTATCTAGCCTGCGCTCTCTTACACGAAGCATGTAAGCGGGACTATTCAGCCAAGTTCTTCCGAACCGCAGACCTAGCCGACCAACTGGCCGTACTCGACCGCAGCGATCCCGCACGGTTGAAATTCATCAACCAGATAGTTGGCTGTGACCTGCTCGTCCTCGATGACTTTCTCACCACTCCAATTAGTGGTGAAACCGCCAACGAGCTGTTCAATCTTCTAGCAGCACGAGAAGGCAGAGGATCGACCATGGTCACTTCCCAATTCGCCCCAGAAGACTGGTACGAATCAATGCCTGATCGAGTCGTGGCTGAATCCCTACTCAACCGCCTTGTCGGCGGGGCAGAAATCGTCAACGTCGACGGACCGAACATGAGGCTGGCACCAACAGTGTCCTAGTCCTCAGCAATAACTAAGCGCGTGGGTGACAACCGCTTCACAATCGTCACCCACGCGCTTCACGATGCTCACCATCGCGCTTCACGATCGTCACCACACCGCTTCATTTTCCACGCTCGCAACACCTCGGGTCGTTCTTCGTCAGCATCGCATTCGTCGTCGTTCCCGCCCTTTACATGTGGCTCAACCGGACACAGTTTCCCTCCCCGTTCCCACACATTGGGGCCTGGACTCCAACCCGAATAGCTGGTCCTCATGTCCCGCCGCCCTCGGAATGGATGTTGGCCTCGTTGCCCTCACGTCTGCCCTGTTCTTAGGAATCGGGTATGCCACGCGCATGTTTGAAGTGTTCGCTCCACTCGCGCGCCACCTGCCAACGGATGGCTGCCTATGCGGTGGATGCGCAAACCGCGTCTGACGCGCGTGCTGCTGTCGAGCAGTTGGCTCACCCCAGGATGAGAGGGCTGTTGTAGCGGCGCTGCGGCGCTCTGGTGTTGCTAACTGGTGAGTCTGGTGGTTTTGCTTGGGAATTCCGGCCTTTTCGGGCTCAGATTCACCAGTTATCAACGGGGAGGATTGGGCCGGGGTTTTCCGTCTGGGGGCTGGTGTTGTTAACTGGTGAGTCTGGTGGTTTTGCTTGGGAATTCCGGCCTTTTCGGGCTCAGATTCACCAGTTAACCGCGCCAGGCAGGGATCCGGCACCTGCAGCCGGGACCCTTGCGCGGCCGCCCGCGCCCTGGCCCGCAACATCCAGCTCCACACTGCCTGAACTATGCTAGAGCCATGGACGATAAGTGGCTGAGCTGGGCAACCGAGATTCAGGCAATCGCGCAGGCGGGCCTGACATACGGCCAGGACGCCTTTGACCGCGAGCGCTATTTGCGCCTTCGGCAGATCGCAGCACAAATTATCGCCGAGCACACCGACCTGCCGGTGGAGAAGGTCGTCAACCTCTTCTGCAACGAGGAGGGTTACCAGACACCGAAACTGGATACCCGCGCGGTCATCATCCGCGACCAGGCCACCGCGGGTGACCAGGCCATTTTGCTCGTGCGTGAGAACGACGGCCGATGGGCCATGCCCGGTGGGTGGGCCGACATCGGACTGACGCTTCGCCAAAACGTGGAAAAGGAAACGAGGGAGGAGGCGGGCCTCGACGTCGTCGCCACCCGGGTCCTCGCGATCCATAACCACGCCACCCACAACCGTCCCCCATTGCCGTGGAGCATCTGGAAGATTTTTGTCGCCTGCCAGGTGCGTGGCGGGGAGTTTGTGGAGAACGTGGAGACGACGGCGTCGGGATACTTTACCCTCGATGAGCTTCCCCCGCTCGCCGAGGGTAAGACTACGCGCGAGCAGATTGAGCTGTGCCTCGCGCTCGCGGCGGATGACACCCGGCCGGTCGAGTTCGACTAGCCCTGCCCGAACGCCCTGCGCGTACAATTAGCGAAACGAACGGAGGTGGCGCATGGGCGGCATCGACATTGAACACCTGACCCGCGACTATGGTTCGGGGCGCGGCGTGTTCGACATTACGTTTTCGGTGGCTCCCGGGGAGGTTTTCGGGTTCCTCGGCCCCAACGGTGCGGGCAAGACCACCACCATCCGGCATCTGCTCGGCTTTCTTCGCGCTCGCGCCGGATCCGTGGCCATCGACGGCAAGAACCCGTGGGCAAATGCGAGCGTGTTGGACGACGTCGGCTACGTCCCGGGCGAACTCGCGCTTCTCGACATGAAAGCTGGGGCCTACCTGCATTTCCTTGAGCGATACCGGTCCCGAACGGCTGAGCGTAAAGATGAACTCGTGGCGTTGTTCGAGCTTCCCCTCGACCTGCCGATTCGGAAAATGTCCAAGGGAATGAAGCAGAAGGTGGGGATCGTTGCGGCTTTCATGTTCTCCCCGCGGATCCTCATCCTCGACGAGCCCACTTCCGGCCTCGATCCGCTCATGCAAAACCGTTTCGTCGACCTCGTCGAGGAAGAAAAGCGGCGCGGATGCGCCATCCTCCTCTCCAGCCACATCTTTGACGAGGTGCAGCGCACGGCCGACCGGATCGGCATCATCCGCGCCGGGCACATGGTCGCCGTCGACACCGCGGCCGCCCTGCGCGAGCGGCACATGCGCCACTACACCGTCACGCTCGCCAGCCCGGAAGAAGCCGCCGCCTTCTCCCGGGATTTTGGCGGAAGCTCCGAGGGATGCACGGCCACCGTCTCGGCGTCGCAAAACCTCGAACGGATCTTCCTGGACTACTACAAGGAGCAGCGATGAACCTCGCACTCTTTCGCTGGCAGATGCGCAAGTCGCTGCTGATCGGGATCATCTTCGCGGCGATCTTGACGCTCTACGTCACCATGATCACCTCCATGTACGACCCGCAATCCATGGCCGCGCTGGTCAAGTTTCGCGACTCCATGCCGCAGGTGATGGCCGCCGTCGGGATGGATAACGCGCCAACCACCCTGCCCGAGTTCCTCGTGAACTTCCTCTACGGCTTCCTCTTCCTCGTCTTCCCGATGGCTTTCACCCTCATTCGGGCCCACGGCACCATGGCCAAGTACATCGATTCGGGGGCGTTGGCCACCCTGCTCGCCTCCCCGGTCTCCCGCCGTTCGCTCGCCCTCACCCAATTCGCCGTGGTCATCACAGGCACCACGATGTTGCTGGGCTACGTCACGGCCCTGGAAGCCATCGCCGCAACCCGCGTTGACGGCTCGCTCCCGGCCGCCACCCTCCTGACGCTCAACGGCGGCCTGCTCGTGTTGCATCTGGCCATCGCCGCCTTCTCCTTCTGGTGCTCTGTGGCGGCCAGCGAGGCGAAAACGTCCCTGGCGCTCGGGGCCGGCATCCCCTCCGCCATGCTCATCTTTCACCTCCTCGCCCAAGCCGGGGAGAAAACGGCGGGCGCCCGCTTCGCCAGCATCTTCACGCTCTTCGACCCACAGGCACTGATTGCCGACGGCGGCGGCTGGGGCATCGCCGCGCTCGCAGCTATCGGGGTTGTGTGCCTGGTCGGGGCGATCGTAACCATGGACAGACGCGACTTTAGCCTATGAAAACACGAGCGATAGGAGGACGCGGGCGACGGCGTCGTGAACGGATGCCCGCCAACTGACGTCCTTGACGGACAAAGTTTCATTTATGCTGGCGTGGAGGGCACGACCTGGAGTAGAATGGCTGCATCCACATTCTGGGTGTTACTGCATGGCAGGCATG is part of the Trueperella abortisuis genome and harbors:
- a CDS encoding HPr family phosphocarrier protein, producing MITKTATIGSSVGLHARPAALFTSAVQGTDLDITISLGGEEADASSLLEVMTLGAQHGDVVTLKSEDDSAEAALAELAAMLERDLDAE
- the ptsP gene encoding phosphoenolpyruvate--protein phosphotransferase, giving the protein MAGRRTLFGIGVSAGFAAAPVVKVMEAPGFDPHEPPSTDPAGDGVRVREAMAAVAASLRERAETASETARPILEATAQLASDRALAKAADKKLKAGSGLTRAVHDAVEEYATLLANLGGYMAERVTDLYDVRDRTICMLRGMPMPGVPDVSEPAVLLACDLAPAETVGLNPEVIAGIITEGGGPTSHTAILAAQLGIPAVVKVPGAMEIEGGDVVAIDGGTGEVVVSPTAEDIETFEARAKMREAVLAQSVGPGMTEDGYPVSLLANIGTAADAEHAAAGDVEGAGLFRTEFLFLDRDSAPSLEEQTETYAQVLRAFGTRRVVVRTLDAGADKPLSFANLGEEENPALGRRGLRLSMAREDLMLTQLDALAAAYEATGKEADLRVMAPMVATMEETTWFAERARERGLPKVGIMIEIPAAAIRAKDLLSVADFASLGTNDLSQYTMAADRMQGALSDLLSPWQPAVLQMIKFACKGGDATGKPIGVCGEAGGDPLLALVLVGLGVSSLSMAPPKVAAVRAALRLHSRATCQQMAAYAVDAQTASDARAAVEQLAHPRMRGLL
- a CDS encoding ATP-binding cassette domain-containing protein; amino-acid sequence: MNEFRNYPDWLWALRYGWQASPAFATASTIALLCVALVPAVNVLLIRQLSSSLAHSDGAVALIILTGVVFGAGGAFQQVANTLSRVNAMKVNTFASDHFDSVLARRSANSYASESFMEKLRKARQCTVEGHVSSQFQATINILTATMTASTLALTLCDLSERAAMISVLAPIPTVVAYAWYGRQESRLWPDAAEKSRRSVYFQDQISYQSTGSELANLRASSFIASRSQEMRGLYRRIREKLEGLAVVSDAMSGLATTILFCLALIFLYRDSAQDVGAVFAGIVGLMSGIGAMAGIGYQVGELIISVPANRHFRDFLRTEDDHLPELDIESVQKFCASDVTVRYGDVVAVQLANLAAVQGALVAIVGENGSGKTSLIRAMMGTQPEVSGRLKIGELSVDLSSGAFRYPYAVIHQDYGHYELTVREFLTMGLNGEEISESQIVEALRFAEAYSFVSELAEGTRTLLGAQWGGVNLSGGQWQRLTIARAFLSNAPVWFLDEPTSAIDAPTEELIFEKFSREATRRIIILTTHRVSTLRSAGRIYVMQDGAIVEEGAFGELLSRGGEFNRMFHSQLENVADLNSGTILRD
- the istA gene encoding IS21 family transposase produces the protein MTDYRLIIKLLLQGLSYRQIQQRCGAAQATIAKARKAIDSHGITSELLESLDDSAITDLIGDGRLVVADDFVGIDFDVVIKARTGRNKTPLRVLWSTYLDQPAPRGLKFYSYERFRQLVAAHVATQGVTALIVHQPGHTMQVDWAGSTMAVVDPITAKRSKIHIFVASLPYSGMVFAHGFIDEKQPSWLEGHRLAFEYFGGVTEVVVPDNASTASNQIAKGERARRVNAKYEEFLEHYNTAALPTNPVRPREKGNVESGVKIVTNWVIRKLADVVFASLDDLNDAVAGQVEAINHRRPFRNQQRSRQDIFEELESDELGNLPATGWVDTVWKKSKVTPDWHITINTVKYSVPYQLVGRSVDVRIRGQILDVFADGQAQARHQVSVQRGAYVTDVEHAPPGMAQARNLWTPSYFVTQASRIGPYTRQAVEALLASKKITAQGFQPARNIIKLGKATENKLILEQACQRLLGDEGHRQRAISYTAVKNMMAVIRHEQSTRPTAPPTRESAPATPSQPAPSSRSQSRGMLGGREQFSLSALMKEGDN
- a CDS encoding ATP-binding protein, with the protein product MTFSTAPRQHLDDTWMETFTKLRMTAFGQTVISMANDSAFDEWTFSDKIIFAVEKEVAARAERRFAKLLKASMTPLPDACAADIRHTPKRNLTRELTSRLAHCQWIEHASNVVILGKSSVGKTYLACALLHEACKRDYSAKFFRTADLADQLAVLDRSDPARLKFINQIVGCDLLVLDDFLTTPISGETANELFNLLAAREGRGSTMVTSQFAPEDWYESMPDRVVAESLLNRLVGGAEIVNVDGPNMRLAPTVS
- a CDS encoding NUDIX hydrolase N-terminal domain-containing protein, with the translated sequence MDDKWLSWATEIQAIAQAGLTYGQDAFDRERYLRLRQIAAQIIAEHTDLPVEKVVNLFCNEEGYQTPKLDTRAVIIRDQATAGDQAILLVRENDGRWAMPGGWADIGLTLRQNVEKETREEAGLDVVATRVLAIHNHATHNRPPLPWSIWKIFVACQVRGGEFVENVETTASGYFTLDELPPLAEGKTTREQIELCLALAADDTRPVEFD
- a CDS encoding ABC transporter ATP-binding protein; protein product: MGGIDIEHLTRDYGSGRGVFDITFSVAPGEVFGFLGPNGAGKTTTIRHLLGFLRARAGSVAIDGKNPWANASVLDDVGYVPGELALLDMKAGAYLHFLERYRSRTAERKDELVALFELPLDLPIRKMSKGMKQKVGIVAAFMFSPRILILDEPTSGLDPLMQNRFVDLVEEEKRRGCAILLSSHIFDEVQRTADRIGIIRAGHMVAVDTAAALRERHMRHYTVTLASPEEAAAFSRDFGGSSEGCTATVSASQNLERIFLDYYKEQR